The Canis lupus dingo isolate Sandy chromosome 4, ASM325472v2, whole genome shotgun sequence genome contains a region encoding:
- the LOC112660765 gene encoding cytochrome c oxidase assembly factor 6 homolog translates to MAAPTMKERQACWGARDEYWRCLDEHTEDASRCEKLRSSFESSCPQQWIKYFDKRRDYLKFKEKFEAGQFQPSKTTAKS, encoded by the exons ATGGCGGCCCCGACcatgaaggagaggcaggcttgCTGGGGAGCCCGGGATGAGTACTGGCGGTGCTTAGATGAGCACACGGAGGACGCGTCCCGGTGCGAGAAGCTAAGGAGCTCGTTCGAATCCAGCTGTCCCCAGCAGTGG ataaaatattttgataaaagaaGAGACTACttaaagttcaaagaaaaatttgaagCAGGACAATTCCAGCCTTCAAAAACAACCGCAAAGTCCTAG